A window of the Thermococcus alcaliphilus genome harbors these coding sequences:
- a CDS encoding type II toxin-antitoxin system VapC family toxin, whose amino-acid sequence MIVIDASALAKVLLQEENWESVPLTEKTATLDYALVEALNAIWKAVIQKRLDEEDAKDRTEALKYLAKSLLLFEAKNYFERALEIALKEKITIYDALYIALAEELKADLYTSDVKQFEAAKKYVRTKLIQ is encoded by the coding sequence GTGATAGTAATTGATGCATCTGCTCTTGCTAAAGTGCTCCTTCAAGAAGAGAACTGGGAGAGTGTTCCACTAACGGAAAAAACTGCAACGCTGGATTACGCTCTTGTTGAGGCACTAAACGCTATTTGGAAAGCTGTTATCCAAAAACGGCTAGATGAAGAAGACGCAAAAGACAGAACTGAAGCACTGAAGTATCTCGCCAAAAGCCTGTTGCTCTTCGAAGCCAAGAATTACTTTGAGCGTGCTTTGGAGATAGCATTGAAAGAAAAAATTACCATTTACGATGCTCTCTACATAGCCCTCGCGGAAGAACTAAAAGCTGATCTCTACACCTCCGACGTTAAGCAGTTTGAGGCAGCAAAAAAATACGTAAGGACAAAGCTCATCCAATAA
- the vapB gene encoding type II toxin-antitoxin system VapB family antitoxin, protein MAVITVRVPDEIKAKMKGININWSEEIRRFIIKRIEEEERKKNLQKALEILKGKKSVERGFSAKSVREDRDSN, encoded by the coding sequence ATGGCCGTCATTACAGTTAGAGTTCCAGATGAGATAAAAGCAAAGATGAAGGGGATAAATATAAACTGGAGTGAAGAAATAAGGAGGTTCATAATCAAGCGCATAGAAGAGGAAGAAAGGAAGAAAAACCTTCAAAAAGCCCTTGAAATTCTCAAGGGGAAAAAGAGCGTTGAGAGAGGTTTTTCAGCGAAATCTGTGAGGGAGGATCGTGATAGTAATTGA
- a CDS encoding M20/M25/M40 family metallo-hydrolase produces MKILMVSSMDVVELLSELVKFDTTNDPAKGIKPSKDCPKFIMDTLSSWGIDSELIEKDGYYAVYGEIGSGKPKLLFMAHFDVVPVNREEWETEPFELTIKGSRAYGRGSADDKGNVASVMLALKELSKIELEGKILFAFTGDEEIGGKMAMHIAEKLKSENNLPEYMINADGIGMKPIIRRRKGFGVTISVPSERIKLIGVLKERKFKVNTPILETRHAAYFLPGVDTHPMIALSHFLRNSNALAVSLEGKFLKGNVVPSEVTLKYLEPGEGGEEVEADMGLMKLLKAIVPLVRAPIKPEKYSDYGVSITPNIYSFKDGKHVLRLDIRAMSHSHKDIESTIKEVVAFNIPEAEVIVNSNEKAGYLFTHPEEEIVRAMLETLEKFGEKAEPVEGPGAADSRFFTPYGVKAIDFGPRGGNIHGPNEYVEINPLKILPEVYKEVALKLIRE; encoded by the coding sequence ATGAAAATTTTAATGGTGTCATCTATGGACGTTGTGGAGCTCCTTTCCGAACTAGTGAAATTTGACACAACAAACGACCCGGCAAAAGGTATAAAACCCTCAAAGGACTGCCCGAAGTTTATAATGGATACACTGTCTTCTTGGGGCATTGACTCTGAGCTGATAGAAAAAGATGGCTATTATGCAGTCTATGGTGAAATAGGGAGTGGGAAACCAAAGCTCCTCTTCATGGCACACTTTGATGTGGTTCCCGTAAACAGAGAAGAGTGGGAGACTGAACCGTTTGAGCTGACCATTAAAGGTAGCAGAGCATACGGAAGGGGAAGTGCCGATGACAAGGGAAACGTAGCTTCAGTAATGTTAGCATTGAAAGAGCTCTCAAAAATAGAGCTTGAGGGGAAGATTCTGTTCGCATTTACCGGTGATGAAGAAATTGGTGGAAAAATGGCAATGCACATTGCTGAAAAGCTGAAGAGCGAAAATAACCTTCCGGAATACATGATCAACGCAGATGGCATTGGCATGAAACCCATAATACGCAGGAGAAAGGGATTTGGAGTTACTATAAGTGTGCCTTCTGAAAGAATCAAGCTCATAGGGGTCCTAAAAGAGAGGAAGTTTAAGGTGAACACTCCAATTCTTGAAACGAGGCATGCGGCATATTTCCTTCCTGGAGTTGATACTCATCCGATGATAGCACTGTCGCACTTTTTGAGGAATTCAAACGCTTTGGCGGTCTCTCTTGAAGGGAAGTTCCTCAAGGGAAACGTCGTGCCGAGTGAGGTAACGCTCAAGTATCTTGAGCCAGGAGAGGGAGGAGAGGAAGTTGAAGCAGATATGGGCTTAATGAAGCTTTTAAAGGCGATAGTGCCTTTGGTGAGAGCTCCAATAAAGCCTGAAAAGTACAGCGATTATGGAGTATCGATAACGCCCAACATCTATTCCTTTAAGGATGGCAAGCATGTTCTGAGGCTAGACATAAGGGCAATGAGCCATTCCCATAAAGACATCGAGAGTACTATAAAAGAGGTTGTTGCTTTTAACATCCCAGAGGCAGAGGTTATCGTAAACAGCAACGAGAAAGCAGGTTACCTCTTTACCCACCCGGAGGAGGAGATAGTAAGGGCAATGCTTGAAACGCTTGAAAAATTTGGCGAGAAAGCCGAACCCGTAGAAGGGCCTGGAGCAGCGGATTCAAGGTTCTTCACACCTTATGGAGTTAAGGCAATAGACTTTGGACCGAGAGGAGGCAATATTCACGGGCCGAATGAGTACGTTGAGATAAACCCCCTTAAGATTCTTCCGGAGGTGTACAAGGAGGTTGCATTGAAGCTGATTAGGGAGTAG
- a CDS encoding phosphoribosyltransferase produces MKKFPAYLASWDDIEKWAKEGAIKVLEEGWMPDVIVGLARGGWVAARLYCDYLGVKDLVSVKVEHWGVTATPDGKAKLKYGTQYNFEGKKVLIVDDIADTGESLTLAKNYVESKNPAEIKVATLLTIKTSKFRPDYFGEEIDWAWIVFPWNFVEDMINLVNNLFEEKDALTSDEIIELFKELHGMEVPKEKLEEALKFAQMRKIFKWDGQSWRKA; encoded by the coding sequence ATGAAGAAGTTTCCAGCATACCTGGCTTCTTGGGACGACATAGAGAAGTGGGCTAAAGAAGGAGCAATTAAAGTTCTTGAAGAAGGCTGGATGCCGGATGTTATTGTAGGCCTTGCAAGAGGCGGCTGGGTTGCGGCAAGGCTTTACTGCGACTATTTGGGAGTTAAAGACCTTGTGAGCGTTAAAGTGGAGCATTGGGGAGTTACGGCAACTCCAGACGGAAAAGCCAAACTTAAGTACGGCACGCAATACAATTTTGAGGGCAAGAAAGTCCTGATAGTTGATGACATAGCGGACACTGGAGAAAGCTTAACCTTGGCAAAGAACTACGTCGAGAGCAAAAATCCAGCTGAAATAAAAGTTGCAACTCTTTTGACGATAAAAACCTCAAAGTTTAGGCCAGATTACTTTGGAGAGGAGATTGATTGGGCATGGATAGTCTTTCCGTGGAACTTTGTTGAGGATATGATAAACCTCGTAAACAACCTGTTTGAGGAGAAGGATGCCCTTACTTCGGATGAAATAATTGAGCTGTTTAAAGAGCTCCATGGTATGGAGGTTCCGAAGGAGAAGCTTGAGGAGGCTTTGAAGTTTGCCCAGATGAGAAAAATATTTAAATGGGATGGGCAATCTTGGCGCAAAGCTTAA
- a CDS encoding DUF4932 domain-containing protein → MHMKRRLLALLLIFLLAPNVSAYQFQRNSVLIKINPNEELLSIVYYLAFGHDEFVLNREGYINDVKHWFWKYRNHRAVEILREYFKDAKTIPERDYRLFIIDAYLLQFSEPPKMERIYTEWQDQELDEIVDALREFSQDTNFMEFFRSHENYYNEDLEVYASAITLLPPDEFMEPYMNLTNVRFEFHFPYLVCIHGHSFREKVNETVIYGSGGMLPLVRRNPPKTYWGFLRAKDTIFGLPLNSVYVNNSEFDKLWILEFIYHELGHDLTTAKLNEYYGYKVKPLKYLEDTIEEDMPYLATYDIHFWSDTTMIYESFADAWAYFALSGINKDYAELSLQMEKAWGEFWIEDVVKLYKKYAKIAVENNRPLEEYIFNMLTELAHMVPESEAKALYEEKVPVTPLRALDDGVKEGEIIIVYGTQNPDKNGVDYDRETAEIVKDYLQRFYSQWMGEVKVEIKSDVEITKEDLEKDMILIGGPLSNKVVDQLDEDFPLRFVLSNGTWILEKNAEFENVRTFLITDQNIKEIEFAEKTYSSPFTSVIMAIRNPYREDNYIIWIAGADRYGTRKYKNPTYYLVSYQVYDGRVIEDGFYFSLRKPAL, encoded by the coding sequence ATGCATATGAAGCGCAGGCTCTTGGCACTCCTGCTTATCTTTCTCCTGGCTCCAAACGTTAGTGCGTATCAGTTCCAGCGGAATAGTGTTCTAATAAAGATAAACCCAAATGAAGAGCTCCTATCGATTGTTTACTACCTTGCATTTGGTCACGATGAGTTCGTCCTCAATAGAGAGGGGTACATCAACGATGTAAAACACTGGTTTTGGAAATACAGAAACCACAGGGCGGTAGAGATACTTAGGGAATATTTCAAGGATGCAAAGACTATTCCAGAGAGGGACTATAGGCTATTCATCATTGACGCGTACCTTCTGCAGTTCTCAGAGCCACCGAAGATGGAGAGGATCTACACTGAATGGCAGGATCAAGAGCTTGACGAAATAGTGGACGCCCTGAGGGAGTTTTCCCAAGATACAAACTTCATGGAATTCTTTAGGAGCCATGAGAATTACTACAATGAAGACCTAGAAGTTTATGCTTCTGCCATAACTCTACTCCCACCAGATGAGTTCATGGAACCATATATGAACTTGACCAACGTTCGCTTCGAGTTTCATTTTCCATATCTGGTCTGCATTCATGGACACAGCTTTAGGGAAAAAGTGAATGAGACTGTAATTTATGGCTCCGGAGGAATGCTTCCATTGGTCAGAAGAAACCCTCCCAAAACATACTGGGGATTTCTTAGGGCAAAGGATACAATTTTTGGGCTTCCGCTAAACAGTGTTTATGTGAACAATTCAGAATTTGACAAATTGTGGATTCTGGAGTTCATATACCACGAACTTGGGCACGACCTAACTACAGCCAAGCTCAACGAGTATTACGGGTACAAAGTAAAGCCTCTCAAATACCTTGAAGACACCATAGAGGAGGACATGCCTTACTTGGCAACCTATGACATACACTTTTGGAGCGATACAACCATGATATACGAAAGCTTTGCAGATGCCTGGGCGTACTTTGCCCTAAGCGGAATAAACAAAGACTATGCCGAGCTTTCCCTTCAGATGGAGAAAGCATGGGGAGAATTTTGGATCGAGGATGTTGTAAAGCTATACAAAAAATATGCCAAGATTGCCGTTGAGAATAACAGGCCCTTGGAGGAGTACATCTTCAATATGTTAACAGAGTTGGCCCATATGGTGCCTGAAAGTGAAGCAAAAGCCCTTTATGAAGAAAAAGTACCGGTAACTCCATTGAGAGCACTGGATGATGGAGTGAAGGAGGGAGAAATAATCATAGTTTACGGCACACAGAACCCCGACAAAAATGGTGTGGATTATGATAGAGAAACAGCCGAAATAGTTAAAGATTATCTCCAGAGGTTCTACTCTCAGTGGATGGGAGAGGTAAAAGTCGAAATAAAGAGCGATGTGGAGATAACTAAGGAAGATTTAGAGAAGGATATGATCCTCATAGGTGGTCCTTTGAGTAATAAAGTTGTGGATCAACTGGATGAGGACTTCCCCTTAAGATTTGTGCTCTCAAACGGAACATGGATTTTGGAGAAAAATGCCGAATTCGAAAACGTCAGAACGTTCTTAATAACGGATCAAAACATAAAAGAGATTGAATTCGCCGAAAAAACTTACAGCTCACCCTTTACATCCGTAATAATGGCAATAAGAAACCCATATCGGGAAGACAACTATATAATATGGATCGCCGGAGCAGATAGATATGGAACAAGAAAATACAAAAATCCAACATACTATCTAGTAAGCTATCAAGTATACGACGGAAGAGTCATTGAAGATGGATTTTATTTTTCTCTCAGAAAACCTGCCCTTTAG
- a CDS encoding metal ABC transporter solute-binding protein, Zn/Mn family encodes MKRMVILFVLILFLAPLTTAQEKPLVVTSIAPIAEILREAFGDTVQVEYLVPLGVDPHQYQLTPDQIEEIQRADVVVTIGHLPAEEKIEELKREGILKGKVLGIEDYQRYGFRYLPERWYNNKYNLHGIWLDPYNALAIAEAVKDALANSPAYTSLDSRFSEFEAKLEGIVLAYQKLGLEGKKALIELPSQQYTLEWMGIIAVDSIKPEEEVPAKSVDELLTVAKTVDVIVYSEESPEPLKSAALELSKRTGIPVVKVSVMWSGRDYTEVLAQNSANIASAFRSYAPEQGQTFQQTNLNTTYILLALVVGITLGTALGVIIKN; translated from the coding sequence ATGAAGAGAATGGTAATACTGTTTGTACTTATCCTTTTTCTAGCTCCATTAACTACCGCTCAGGAGAAGCCTTTAGTGGTCACGAGCATAGCCCCAATAGCAGAGATACTTAGGGAAGCCTTTGGAGATACCGTTCAGGTGGAATACCTCGTTCCTCTTGGAGTTGATCCTCATCAATACCAGCTTACACCGGATCAGATTGAGGAGATTCAAAGGGCAGATGTTGTAGTTACAATTGGTCACTTGCCAGCTGAAGAAAAAATAGAGGAGCTCAAGCGAGAAGGCATCTTGAAAGGTAAGGTTCTTGGGATAGAGGATTATCAAAGATACGGCTTTCGCTATCTCCCTGAGAGGTGGTACAACAACAAGTACAATCTTCACGGCATTTGGCTTGACCCCTATAATGCCCTTGCCATAGCTGAAGCCGTAAAGGATGCTTTAGCTAACTCCCCTGCATACACTTCCCTGGATTCTCGGTTTTCAGAGTTTGAGGCAAAACTCGAAGGGATTGTCTTAGCATATCAAAAATTGGGCTTGGAAGGGAAGAAGGCATTGATAGAGCTCCCCTCTCAACAGTATACTTTGGAGTGGATGGGAATTATAGCGGTTGACTCTATAAAACCTGAAGAAGAAGTCCCAGCTAAGAGTGTGGATGAGCTCCTTACTGTTGCAAAAACGGTTGATGTAATAGTTTACTCGGAGGAATCTCCAGAACCTTTGAAAAGTGCTGCCCTTGAGCTTTCAAAAAGAACAGGAATCCCAGTGGTCAAAGTTTCTGTTATGTGGAGTGGGAGGGATTATACCGAAGTTTTAGCCCAAAATTCTGCCAATATAGCATCCGCATTTAGAAGCTATGCTCCGGAGCAAGGGCAGACATTCCAGCAAACAAACCTCAACACAACGTATATTCTCCTTGCCCTTGTGGTAGGCATTACCCTTGGGACAGCTCTCGGTGTAATAATAAAAAATTAA
- a CDS encoding ABC transporter permease, with product MIEAVISTLIGALTAMVPLVLTSVGAVVSERAGVVNIGYEGILLMSAFFGAIFAEITGSPWIGLLGGAFIGMLLGMLHGFITVYLKGDHVIPGIGVNLLALGVVAFGIPAYWGTAGQHQVPTNFRVTPIINTPYGSLSPMVLVTIAIAILTHWVLFRTPLGLRIRAVGENPEAADALGINVERYRFLATVYGATLAGLGGAFMSVDWLGTVTKQLSAGRGFIALANMVFSGWNPLRALLGGFIFGFFDNLSVWVRTNPEVQRIIPWQFVATLPYLVTLIIVAGIIGKVRPPKADGKPYKRE from the coding sequence ATGATTGAGGCAGTCATTTCAACACTTATAGGAGCACTAACGGCAATGGTTCCACTGGTGCTTACAAGCGTGGGGGCTGTAGTGAGCGAGAGAGCCGGTGTTGTAAACATAGGATATGAGGGAATACTCCTCATGAGCGCCTTCTTTGGAGCAATATTCGCAGAAATAACAGGAAGTCCATGGATCGGCCTTCTTGGTGGGGCTTTTATAGGGATGCTTCTAGGGATGCTCCACGGATTTATTACCGTCTATCTAAAGGGAGATCATGTGATTCCGGGTATCGGAGTTAACCTTCTTGCATTAGGTGTTGTAGCCTTTGGAATTCCAGCATACTGGGGAACTGCAGGTCAGCATCAAGTTCCGACGAACTTCAGGGTTACACCGATAATAAACACCCCCTACGGAAGTCTAAGTCCAATGGTTCTCGTGACAATTGCCATAGCAATCTTAACCCACTGGGTTCTCTTCAGAACTCCACTAGGACTTAGAATAAGAGCGGTAGGTGAAAATCCGGAAGCAGCGGATGCACTAGGTATAAACGTTGAGCGCTATAGATTTCTAGCCACAGTGTATGGAGCAACGCTTGCAGGACTTGGCGGGGCATTCATGAGTGTAGACTGGCTTGGAACGGTCACAAAGCAGCTTTCAGCAGGCAGAGGATTTATCGCCCTGGCAAATATGGTGTTCAGCGGATGGAACCCGTTAAGGGCTCTCCTTGGAGGATTCATTTTCGGATTCTTCGACAACCTCTCAGTATGGGTAAGAACGAATCCAGAGGTTCAGAGAATCATTCCATGGCAGTTTGTTGCTACACTTCCATACCTAGTGACATTAATCATTGTGGCAGGAATAATAGGAAAAGTAAGGCCTCCAAAGGCCGATGGAAAGCCCTACAAGAGAGAGTGA
- a CDS encoding ABC transporter permease has product MRVDIKGFAKPLVESLIAIVIGIVVGGIILAFSGYSPVKAYVALFDGAVGSKYGWAMTLSAATPIILTALTFGIGARTGLFNIGGEGTVYFGAIAAILLTNLWGNILMGLLGGIIAGIAWMAIPAFLKVLRGVNEVVSTIMLNWMAYFIALYIVLQKIPNPEDPNKTIAVPASARFPIIMKGSELSWAFAISVIAALITYYILWHTELGYELRVSGYNERAARYGGINPKKAVIWSFLLGGIMSGLAGATEVMGRPPSYAISQGMANIYGYGFDGIGVSLVGRNHPLGIIFSGIFFGMLKAGATAMQIEAGVPLEMVRMVQGVIVVAVAVPGLLDLLKRVVRK; this is encoded by the coding sequence ATGAGAGTTGACATCAAAGGATTCGCAAAGCCACTTGTAGAGAGCCTGATAGCGATAGTGATTGGAATTGTAGTTGGAGGAATTATACTAGCGTTCTCAGGCTACAGCCCAGTTAAGGCTTACGTGGCACTTTTTGACGGAGCCGTAGGCTCAAAGTACGGATGGGCCATGACACTAAGTGCAGCAACCCCCATAATATTAACCGCTTTGACCTTTGGGATAGGAGCGAGAACAGGACTTTTTAACATTGGTGGGGAAGGTACAGTATATTTTGGAGCTATAGCGGCAATCCTGCTAACAAACCTCTGGGGAAACATTTTAATGGGCCTTCTTGGTGGAATAATAGCAGGAATCGCATGGATGGCAATTCCTGCCTTCCTAAAGGTTCTAAGAGGAGTAAATGAAGTTGTATCTACAATCATGCTCAACTGGATGGCCTACTTCATAGCCCTCTACATAGTCCTGCAAAAAATACCAAATCCCGAAGATCCAAATAAGACAATAGCAGTCCCGGCTAGTGCAAGGTTTCCGATAATAATGAAAGGAAGTGAGCTTTCATGGGCCTTTGCGATTTCGGTAATAGCAGCCCTCATCACATACTACATCCTCTGGCACACTGAGTTGGGGTATGAACTTAGAGTAAGCGGATACAATGAGAGAGCAGCTCGTTATGGTGGAATAAACCCAAAGAAAGCAGTTATATGGTCTTTCCTACTTGGAGGTATTATGAGCGGCCTTGCCGGAGCAACGGAAGTCATGGGAAGACCTCCAAGCTATGCAATAAGCCAAGGAATGGCGAACATCTACGGCTACGGATTTGATGGAATAGGTGTTTCCTTAGTAGGAAGAAATCACCCGCTTGGAATAATATTCAGCGGTATATTCTTTGGAATGCTTAAAGCTGGAGCCACAGCTATGCAGATTGAAGCAGGAGTCCCGTTAGAGATGGTGAGAATGGTTCAGGGTGTGATAGTTGTTGCCGTTGCAGTTCCAGGACTTTTAGACCTTCTAAAGAGGGTGGTGAGAAAATGA
- a CDS encoding ABC transporter ATP-binding protein, which produces MEEVPIIEMKGIVKIYPDGTKALKGVDFSVKKGEIHGLLGENGAGKTTLMKILSGMLHPTEGKIFVNGKEVRFKSPADALANGIGMVHQHFTLVDVFDGLHNIILGMEGHGLFSKIDVEKAKEKLQKLMDELNFQVPLDVPVENLPVGVQQRIEILKTLYRDVDVLILDEPTAVLTPIEVKELFDVLRKLKAQGTTIIFISHKLREVMEITDRVTVLRKGEVIGTVNTSETSPKELAKMMVGREVVLRIEKPPKEAGKPVLEVRDLWVKGDRGEDAVKGLTFEVRAGEIFGIAGVEGNGQTELIEAISGLRRIEKGKVILNGKDITGRPPRELYDLGVAHIPEDRIHMGLVTEMSVAENSILGLHWRETFRGPLGLIRWDKVKEHAAKLVKDFEVVVPSIEAPVKSLSGGNQQKLIVAREVSKEPEFIIASQPTRGVDVASTEYIRNYLIKLRNENKAVLLVSADLDEVLQLSDRMAIIYEGEFVGIVKPEEVTEEQIGLMMGGIKHES; this is translated from the coding sequence ATGGAAGAAGTTCCAATTATCGAGATGAAAGGGATCGTCAAGATATATCCAGACGGAACAAAGGCTTTGAAAGGTGTTGATTTTTCCGTAAAAAAAGGTGAGATTCACGGTTTGTTGGGTGAGAATGGAGCTGGAAAAACAACTTTAATGAAAATACTCTCTGGAATGCTCCATCCAACAGAGGGTAAAATCTTTGTTAATGGTAAAGAAGTGAGATTTAAGAGCCCCGCAGATGCTCTTGCGAATGGAATTGGGATGGTTCATCAGCATTTTACTCTCGTTGATGTTTTTGATGGTCTTCATAATATTATACTTGGAATGGAAGGCCACGGGCTTTTCTCAAAGATAGATGTTGAGAAAGCAAAGGAGAAGTTACAAAAACTTATGGATGAGCTGAACTTTCAAGTTCCCCTTGATGTACCCGTCGAAAACCTTCCGGTGGGCGTTCAGCAGAGAATCGAGATATTAAAAACCCTATATAGAGATGTTGATGTTCTCATTTTGGATGAGCCAACTGCAGTGTTAACACCAATAGAGGTCAAGGAGCTCTTTGATGTTCTTAGAAAGCTAAAAGCACAGGGTACAACGATAATATTCATAAGCCACAAGCTAAGAGAGGTCATGGAGATAACCGACAGGGTAACCGTTCTGAGAAAGGGGGAAGTAATAGGAACCGTCAACACAAGCGAGACATCTCCAAAAGAACTCGCCAAAATGATGGTTGGGAGAGAAGTTGTTCTCAGGATAGAGAAACCACCAAAAGAAGCTGGGAAACCCGTTCTTGAGGTAAGGGATCTATGGGTAAAGGGGGACAGAGGCGAAGATGCAGTAAAAGGGCTGACATTTGAAGTGAGGGCAGGGGAAATATTCGGAATAGCTGGTGTAGAGGGCAACGGACAAACCGAGCTTATAGAAGCGATAAGCGGGTTAAGGAGAATAGAAAAGGGTAAGGTAATCCTCAACGGCAAAGATATAACTGGTAGACCACCAAGGGAGCTCTATGATCTCGGAGTGGCACATATTCCAGAGGACAGAATCCATATGGGACTAGTCACAGAAATGAGTGTAGCCGAAAATTCAATTCTCGGGCTCCACTGGAGAGAGACTTTTAGAGGGCCGTTGGGACTTATAAGGTGGGACAAGGTTAAAGAACATGCGGCAAAGCTCGTGAAGGATTTTGAAGTTGTTGTCCCAAGTATAGAGGCTCCCGTAAAGAGCCTGAGCGGAGGAAACCAGCAAAAGCTCATAGTTGCAAGGGAAGTCAGCAAAGAGCCCGAATTTATAATCGCATCTCAACCAACGAGAGGTGTAGACGTCGCGTCAACCGAGTACATAAGAAACTACCTGATAAAGCTTAGAAACGAAAACAAGGCCGTTCTTCTGGTTTCTGCTGATCTCGACGAAGTACTGCAACTCAGTGATAGAATGGCGATAATCTATGAGGGCGAATTTGTAGGCATAGTAAAGCCTGAAGAGGTTACCGAAGAGCAAATAGGACTAATGATGGGAGGTATCAAGCATGAGAGTTGA
- a CDS encoding BMP family lipoprotein: protein MKNRGLAVFLVGILLFSVAVSGCIGGGGKTETQTSTPQYAGKIAVVYDVGGRGDLSFNDMAYLGASRAAKDFNLELKEVQSNSESDYLPNLRSLAQKGEYDIIIAVGFMMTDAIKQVADEFPNQKFAIVDGFVPDKPNVVSILFKENEGSALIGALAGLIAANDGKDKVGAVLGIEIPVLYKFEGGYRFGVAWAEDYYKQKTGKEVNIDILYTYTGSFTDPAKGKTAAQAQLGQGAWVIYQIAGAVGLGVFDAVYEYLQSQGKDMGPPFAVGVDSAQDWIKPGVIIASMMKRVDVGVYKAVEMAVKGNWQGGIMELGLKEGGVGVSTIDDVKEMFNSLPEETKKQKLKELGFTSEDELFAKLEETRKQVPDWIWNAVKELEEKIKSGEIKVPMATTKDQIEALRNAQTWQEMEELAKQWESG, encoded by the coding sequence ATGAAGAATAGAGGATTAGCAGTGTTTTTAGTAGGAATTTTACTATTTAGCGTTGCTGTAAGTGGCTGTATTGGCGGAGGAGGAAAGACAGAAACACAAACAAGCACTCCCCAATACGCGGGAAAAATTGCAGTGGTTTATGATGTCGGTGGAAGAGGTGATCTTAGCTTCAACGATATGGCATACCTAGGTGCTTCAAGGGCTGCAAAGGACTTCAACCTTGAACTTAAGGAAGTACAAAGCAACAGTGAATCCGATTACTTGCCAAACCTCAGAAGCTTAGCCCAAAAGGGAGAATACGACATCATTATCGCAGTTGGATTTATGATGACCGATGCAATAAAGCAAGTAGCAGATGAGTTCCCCAACCAAAAGTTCGCCATAGTTGATGGATTTGTCCCAGACAAGCCAAATGTCGTGAGCATTCTCTTCAAAGAAAACGAGGGCTCTGCTTTAATTGGAGCTTTAGCCGGTTTAATTGCAGCTAACGACGGCAAAGACAAAGTTGGAGCTGTTCTTGGTATTGAAATCCCAGTGCTCTATAAATTCGAAGGTGGATACAGGTTTGGTGTTGCTTGGGCCGAAGATTACTACAAGCAAAAGACTGGAAAAGAGGTTAACATTGACATCTTATACACTTACACCGGTTCATTCACAGACCCGGCAAAGGGTAAAACAGCCGCTCAAGCCCAGCTCGGACAGGGAGCTTGGGTGATTTACCAAATAGCTGGTGCAGTAGGATTGGGTGTCTTCGATGCCGTCTATGAGTACCTCCAGAGCCAAGGAAAAGACATGGGGCCACCGTTTGCAGTAGGTGTCGACTCAGCTCAAGATTGGATTAAACCGGGAGTTATAATCGCTTCAATGATGAAGAGAGTTGATGTAGGTGTATACAAGGCTGTAGAGATGGCCGTCAAGGGCAACTGGCAAGGAGGAATAATGGAGCTTGGACTAAAAGAAGGTGGTGTTGGGGTAAGCACTATCGACGATGTCAAAGAGATGTTTAACTCACTGCCAGAGGAAACCAAGAAGCAGAAGCTCAAGGAGCTCGGCTTTACCAGCGAAGATGAGCTATTTGCCAAGCTCGAGGAGACAAGAAAGCAAGTTCCAGACTGGATCTGGAATGCAGTAAAAGAACTTGAAGAGAAAATCAAGAGCGGAGAGATAAAGGTTCCAATGGCAACCACAAAAGACCAGATAGAAGCCTTAAGAAACGCCCAAACATGGCAGGAAATGGAGGAGTTAGCAAAGCAGTGGGAAAGCGGCTGA